From a region of the Salmo trutta chromosome 10, fSalTru1.1, whole genome shotgun sequence genome:
- the LOC115200897 gene encoding extensin-like has protein sequence MEWETAVRLYPQLTPSLLSTAHPQPPLHSSPSASSPQLTLSLLSTAHPQPPLHSSPSASSPQLTPSLLSTAHPQPPLHSSPSASSPQLTLSLLSTAHPQPPLHSSPPASSPQLTLSLLSTAHPQPPLHSSPPASSPQLTPSLLSTAHPQHPLHSSPSASSPQLTLSLLSTAYPQPPLHSSPSASSPQLTPSLLSTADPQPPLHSSPPAPSPQLTLSLLSTALPQPPLYSSPSASSPQLTLSLLSTAHPQPPLHSSPSAFSPPFYY, from the coding sequence ATGGAATGGGAAACCGCTGTGAGACTCTATCCACAGCTCACCCCCAGCCTCCTCTCCACAGCTCACCCCCAGCCTCCTCTCCACAGCTCACCCTCAGCCTCCTCTCCACAGCTCACCCTCAGCCTCCTCTCCACAGCTCACCCTCAGCCTCCTCTCCACAGCTCACCCTCAGCCTCCTCTCCACAGCTCACCCCCAGCCTCCTCTCCACAGCTCACCCTCAGCCTCCTCTCCACAGCTCACCCTCAGCCTCCTCTCCACAGCTCACCCTCAGCCTCCTCTCCACAGCTCACCCTCAGCCTCCTCTCCACAGCTCACCCCCAGCCTCCTCTCCACAGCTCACCCTCAGCCTCCTCTCCACAGCTCACCCTCAGCCTCCTCTCCACAGCTCACCCCCAGCCTCCTCTCCACAGCTCACCCCCAGCCTCCTCTCCACAGCTCACCCTCAGCATCCTCTCCACAGCTCACCCTCAGCCTCCTCTCCACAGCTCACCCTCAGCCTCCTCTCCACAGCCTACCCTCAGCCTCCTCTCCACAGCTCACCCTCAGCCTCCTCTCCACAGCTCACCCCCAGCCTCCTCTCAACAGCTGACCCCCAGCCTCCTCTCCACAGCTCACCCCCAGCCCCCTCTCCACAGCTCACCCTCAGCCTCCTCTCCACAGCTCTCCCTCAGCCTCCTCTCTACAGCTCACCCTCAGCCTCCTCTCCACAGCTCACCCTCAGCCTCCTCTCCACAGCTCACCCCCAGCCTCCTCTCCACAGCTCACCCTCAGCCTTCTCTCCACCTTTCTATTATTAA